The nucleotide sequence CGCTGGGCCCGGGCGCCGGCGACGGTGTCGATGACGCCGTCAATGCCGACGAACCGCAGCCGCTCGCTGTACCGGTCGGCGAGGTAGACCGTCCCGTCGGGCCCGACGGACAGCGTCAGCGAGGGGTGGAGTCGTGCTTCTGTCGCCGGTCCGCCGTCACCGGAGTAGCCGATCTCCCCCGTGCCGGCGACCAGGACGACCTCGCCGGGCAGCGGCTCGGGTGGCGTCGTCGAGGCCTGCGCCGCGGCCGGCGCCAGTCCGGATGTGAGCAGCAGACCTGGTAGTAGCGCTCCGAGCAGCAACGGCGTCCCCTCCGGTCGGTCCTTACCGCCGGAGAGCGTGGCAGACGCTACTTTCTGTTCACTTTCACGGATGCGTCACGGCAGGTCAGCCCCGTCACTCGCGCGGGCTGATCTCCATCTCGATGGCCATCTCCATCTCCAGCGTCTGCTCGGTGGAGCCGTCGTCGACCGCCATCTCGATGGACGTGTTCGTGTCGCTGCTGCCGGAGATGGCGACCGGGAAGCTCAGCCGGCCCGCGCTGGTGCCGGTGCCCGTGCCGCTCGCCTCGATCAGCTCGGCCGTGGCGCCGCCCTGCTCGATGGTGGTGGGCTCGGCCCGCTGCGCCACGTCGGCGCTCAGCTCGTAGGCGTCGCCGTCGAACGACGTGAGGGTGTAGCTGAAGGTGTTGCAGAAGGTGAAGCCCTGCGAGTCGACCGCCGTGGCGACGTCCCAGGTGGCGCCGATGCCGACCGGCTCGGTGGGCAGCGGCACGGTGAGGTTGGCCAGCTGGCTCTCGAACTGCTGCATGGTCGGGGCGATCGTGGGGTCGACGCTGGCGGTGTCGATCTTCCCCTCGACGAAGGCGCCGCTGCGCGTGGTGGTGACGGTGCCGGTGATGCCGATCATGGAGTCGAGGATGGCCTGCATCGACGCGTCGCCGCCCTCGACCTCGACCCGGTCGTACTCCACCGTCATGGTGATCTCGTCGTCGGTGACGGCGTCGACGGTCACCACCATGCCCATGATCATCGGCGGCGCCGGCATGGTGGGCGAGTCCTGGCCGTCGACGCTGGCCGTGGTGGTCGTGACCATGCGCATGTCGACGGCGGCGGCGTCGCCGGCCGTGGGCGACAGCTCCATCAGCGCCCGCGGCTCGTCGCCGGGGTCGCTGACGACGGCCTCCGGCGCGCCGTCGGTGCAGGCGACGTCGGACACCGGCTCCTCGGCCGGCTCCTCGGCCGGCTCGTCGGCGGGCTCGCCCGAGTCGTCGGAGGCGGGCTCGCCCGAGTCGGCGGCGGACGGCGCGGCGGTGTCGTCCGCCGAGCCGCCGCCGGAGTCGTCGCCGCACCCGGCGAGGACGAGCAGGACGGCGGCCAGGGGCAGACAGCCGGTGATGCGGCGCACAGCGACTCCTCGGGACGGTTCGGGCTGATCGTCCCGAACTCTAGCGGCCGCCGGTGACAACCAGCATCACCACAATCCAACGCCGGACATCCGTCAGTAGCGCAGGGTCTCCAGGTAGGCGCGGCTGTCGCAGGCCGACGAGATGCCGTTCGGCCGGGGCTGGTCGTTCTCGGTGAAGTAGTAGTCGACGCCGGCCAGCGTGCTGTGGGCGAAGATCCGGGCGAAGTCGATCGTGCCCTCACCGACGTCGGCGAACGAGCCGTCGGCGGCCCGGTCCTTCACGTGCAGCAGCGAGAACCGGCCCGGGTACTGCTGGATGAGGCCGACCGGGTCGACGCCGCCGTCCACGGCCCAGTAGAGGTCCAGCTCCATGTCGACGAGGTTCGGGTCGGTCTCCCGGACCAGCACGTCGTACAGGCGCACCCCGTCCTCGAACCGGAACTCGAAGTCGTGGTTGTGGTAGGCGAGCGTGATGCCCTCCTCCTTGGCCCGGGCACCCTGCTCGTTGAGGACGTCGGCGACCCTGGAGTAGTCCTCGGCGTCCCAGCCGGCCGAGCCGGAGATGCGCACGTACCTCGCGCCCAGGTCCTTCGCGGTCTGGATCACGCCTTCGATGTCGTTCTCGATCTGGCCCAGGTCCAGGCCGACGGACGGCGCCTGCATTCCGGCCGCGTCGATCAGTGCGCCGAGCTGCGCGCCGGTGTAGCCGTAAAGGCCGCCGGAGGGCTCCATGTTCAGGTAGCCGCAGGTGGCCAGCGCCGCGAGCGTCGCCTCGGTGTTGGGCGCCGGCATGGTCGCCCGCACGGTGAACCCGACGACACCGATCTTGTCGGCGGGCACCTGGCGGTCGCCGTCGAGCTCGACGGCCTTGCCGATCTCGGAGCCGGCCGCCGCCCGGACGATGGAGGCCCGCTCGCGGTGGGAGAGGACGCCGTCGCCGACCAGGCCGGACGTGATGCCCTCGACGGTGCGGACGAAGTCGCCGTGGTTCGTGAACGGCTGCTCGTGCTCGATCAGGTCCATGATCGTGCAGCCGTCGCCGGAGTCGCGGTTGGGGACGCCGGAGTCCGAGCCCTCGCCGAACCAGACCGGGACGTCGGTGCTGTAGCCGCCGAAGCAACGGTCGCGGGGCTCGGTCACGTCCTCGCCGCCGACGTAGTCGATGCGGTAGATGCCCGAGCCGTCGTTGTGGTCGCCGCGGCCGACGCCCGAGCCGCCGCCGAAGTCGATGGTGTAGAGCGACCCGTCCGGGCCGAACTCGGCGTCGAACGGCGAGTTCCACGTCAGGCCCGGCAGGAACGAGTTGATCGACTGCACGTCGCCGGGCTCGGCGGGCGTGAACCGGTCGCTGGGCGCCGCCTCCGCCATGAGGCTGATGGTCTTGTACCACTCCGCCCCGTACTCGAAGACGAACCACTTGTCGTCGTAGTACTCGGGGAACTTCGTGTCGGAGTCGAGGTCCTCGTCGTAGTCGTACACCGGCCCGGTCATCGGTGCGCCGCCGCCGGAGATCTCCGGGAACAGCGCGGAGTGCTCACCGCTCTTGCCGTACCAGACCAGCGGCTCCTGGGCCGGTGGCAACTGCGTGAGGCCGGTGTTGTTCGGCGAGTCGTTGACCGGGCTGGCGCAGTCGAACGCCGCACCTGACACGCCGGTGGCGAAGTCGAAGTCGATGAACGGGGTGTTCGGGCCGACGCAGTACGGCCAGCCGTAGTTGCCGGCTTCGACGATGCGGTTCTGCTCGACCAGACCGGCCGGGCCGCGCAGCGGATTCGGGGTGCTCGCGTCGGGACCGTAGTCGGCCACCAGCAGCGCGTCGTTGGCGTCGTCGTAGCTGATGGTGAACGGGTTGCGGAAGCCCATCGCGTAGATCTCCGGGCGGGTCTTCCCGCCGCCGTCCTCCGCGCCGGTGAACAGGTTGCCCTCGGGGATCGTGTAGCCGCCGTCATCCTCCGGGTGGATTCTGATGATCTTGCCACGCAGGTCGTTCGTGTTCGCCGCCGTCCCCTGGGCGTCCGCGGCCCGCCGGCCCGCGCGCTCGTCGATCGGCGTGAAGCCGTTCTGCGCGAACGGGTCGGTGTTGTCACCGGTGGCGATGAACAGGTTGCCGTCGGCGTCCATGTCCATCGAGCCGGCCATGTGGACGTTCGCCAGCAGCTCGTTGCGCCAGATCGGGAACTCCAGGACCACCTCTTCGCTGTCCATGTCCAGCGTGTCGCCCACGAGCGTGAACCGCGACAGCCGATATACCGGCTCGGCCGGCGGCACCGTGTACAGCAGGTACACCCAGCCGTTCGCGGCGAAGTCCTCGTCGATCGCGACGCCGGTGAGCCCGTCGGCGGTGCGCGTGGTCGGCAGGCTCAGCTGCAGGTCGCCGGCCAGCGTGGTGGTGGCGTCGTCACCGTCCTGGTGGATCAGCTTGATCTGCCCGGTGCGCTGGATGTACATGACCCGGCCGTCGGGGAGCGGCGCGATCGAGTACGGGTCGGCCAGGTTCGTGTCGTCCTCGAGCTGGACCCGGTCGAAGCTGTCCCACTCCGTCGCGCCGCAGTCGCCCGGCGCGACACCGGCGGCCCATTCGATGCCGCCCAGGATGTGCTCGAGGAACAGCGGCTCGTCGAACGACTCCGCGTGGTGGCCGCTGGCGGTGTACCAGGACCGCCCGCCGTCGTAGACCTGGCACCAGGAGTGCGCGTGCTCCGGTCCCCCGGTCAGGCCCTGGGGGTTGTCGGTGGTGCGGATCTCGGTGAGGACGTGGACGTCACCGTTGGGCGAGGCCTGCCAGTTGTACCACTCCTCGTTGCGCTCCCACAGCTGCGGCAGCCCGGCCGTGGACGGGTGGGCGCCGTCGAGTACCTCGATGCGGCCGGGCCGCGGTGCCGGGTGGTTCTGGAACTTGGCGCCGACCAGCCCGGCGTACCAGTCCCAGTCCCGCTCGGTGCCGGTGGCCGAGTGCCAGCCGACGAAGCCGCCGCCGCCGTTGACGTAGCGCTGGAACGCCGCCCGCTGATCGGCGTCCAGCAGGTTGCCCCGCTCGGGCGTCGAGTTCGTGTTGTTGAAGATGACGACGTCGAACGGCCGGAGCCCCTTGTCGGAGAAGACCTCGGCGTCGTCGGTGACCGTGACGTCGAAGTCGTGCTCCGCGCCGAGTTCCTCCACCGCCTCGATGCCGGCCGGGATCGAGTCGTGGTAGAAGTTCGAGACGCCCGAGAAGACCAGGACGTCGAACCGTGCCGTGTCGGCCGGTTCCGGAGCCGGCGCCGTCCGCGCCGGTTCGGCCTGGGCCGGTCCGGCCATCAGGAACGGCAGCAGCGCCAACGCCATGACCAGCGCGGCGAGTCGCCGGGAAGGCCTAGTCGTGAGCAGGATTCGCGGGTCGAAATACCGTGCCACGATCGTCCTCCCAGGTACGCAACACTGCGGACAGTCCCCCTGGCAAACGCTTTCCGGCAAGCGCTTTCCCGACCATAGGCTTGCGAAAGGCTGATCGTCAAGAGGCAGAAGTCCGAGCGACGCCGCGGCGTACCGTCAACCCGTCGGGCCGCGGCCGCTCCAACTCCACGCGTACGCGCCGTCGTCGCTCTGCTGGCCGGCCTCGCCGATCTCCAGCGGCCGGAAGGTGTCGACCATGACCGCCAGCTCGTCGAAGTAGTCCTTGCCCAGCGCCCGCTCGATCGCGGCCGGCTGCGGGCCGTGCGAGTGGCCGCCCGGGTGCAGCGTGATCGAGCCCTGCCCGATGCCGGAGCCCTTGCGCGCCTCGTAGTCGCCGCCGCAGTAGAACATGACCTCGTCGGAGTCGACGTTGGAGTGGAAGTACGGCACCGGCACGGCCAGCGGGTGGTAGTCGACCTTGCGCGGCACGAAGTTGCAGATGACGAAGTTGTAGCCCTCGAACACCTGGTGCACCGGCGGCGGCTGGTGGATGCGCCCGGTGATCGGCTCGAAGTCGTCGACGTTGAACGTGTACGGGTACAGGCAGCCGTCCCAGCCGACCACGTCGAACGGGTGCGTCGGATAGGTCACGATGCTGCCGACCAGCCCGGACGGGCCGTGGCCGCGGTGCTTCGTGTACACGTCGACGTCGGTACCCTCGGTGACGAACGGCTCGGCCGGCGCGGTGAGGTCGCGCTCGCAGTACGGCGCGTGCTCGAGGAACTGGCCGAACCGCGACAGGTACCGCTTCGGCGGCGTGATGTGCGAGTTCGCCTCGACGACGTACGCGCGCAGCGGGCCGTCGCCGGTCGGGACCCAGCGGTGCACCGTCGCCCGCGGGATGATCGCGTAGTCGCCCTTGCGCACGTGCAGCAGGCCGAACATCGTCTCCAGCGTCGCCTCGCCGTCCTCGACGTACACGCACTCGTCGCCGATCGCGTTGCGGTACAGCGGCGACGACTCGCCGGCCGCGACGTAGGCGATGCGGACGTCGCCGTTGCCGAGCAGCAGCCGGCGGCCGGTGACGACGTCGAACGCCTTCCAGTCCTTGCCCGGGAAGAGGTCGTGCGGCTTGAGGTGCATCGGCTTGAGCGGGTGGTTGGCGACGGTGCGCGCATCGGGCAGCTCCCAGATGCGGGAGTCGACGATCGCCGACGGCACGCCCTCGTGGTACAGCAGCGACGAGTCGGAGGAGAAGCCCTCCTCGCCCATCAGCTCCTCGTAGTAGAGGCCGCCGTCGGGCCGGCGGAACTGGGTGTGCCGCTTCGGCGGGACCTGACCGATGCTGCGGTAGAACATCTCCGTCACCTTCTCGACGTTGTTCGCATATCGGACGGACTTGCCCGTATATCGACCAGGGTCGAGGATGGCTCCGACGGGTGTCAAGGGAGGACGAGGTCGGCGATGACGATTCCACCGATGTTCGAGCGGCTGGTCGACGACGCCGCCGTGTTCCCGCCCGGCTCCCTGCCGCTGGCCGAGGCCGTCCCGGCGCACTCGGAGCACCTGGCGGCGTGGTACTCCGCACTGGTCGGGCCGCTGCTGTGCCGGGCGTCGGAGCTGGAGTCGCTGGCGTCGCTGACGCGCGAGTCGCCCACGCCCGTCGGAGTGGCGGTCGTCGTCGACACCGGGACGGCCGGCGTGCTGGCCGCCGCCGACGCCGTCGCACACGAGTCGCAGCTGGTGCTGCGCGGGGTCGAGGTGCCGCTGCGCGGGTCGCCGCTGGGTGAGAACGCGCGGCGGACGGTGGCCGCGCTCGACGCCGCGCTCGGCGGCCCCGACGACGAGGAGCCGGCCTACGTCGAGGTGCCGCGGTCGCCCGGGTGGGAGGACGCCCTGGACGTCATCGCCGACGCCGGGTACCGGGCCAAGCTGCGCACCGGCGGGGCCACCGCCGACGCCCTGCCGTCCGACGACGAGGTGGCGGCGTTCGTCGTCGGCTGCCTCGACCGCGGCATCCCGTTCAAGTTCACCGCCGGGCTGCACCACGCCGTCCGCCGGCCGGGCGAGCACGGCTTCCTGAACCTGCTGCTCGCGGTGGGCCGTGCCGTGGCGGGCGCGCCGGCCGCGGAGGTCGCCGCGACCCTGTCGATCGACGACGGCGCCCTGCTCGCGGCCGGTGTCGCCGAGCTGCCGGCCGCGTCGGTGCGGCGCTGGTTCGCGTCGTACGGGTCGTGCAGCATCGCCGAGCCGCTGGCCGAGCTGATCGCCCTCGGGCTGGTCGCCGAACCCGGGCGGGTCGCGCGGTGACCTGGCTGGACCTCGGCGACGACGCACCCTTCGACGCGT is from Jiangella alkaliphila and encodes:
- a CDS encoding DUF6263 family protein; translated protein: MRRITGCLPLAAVLLVLAGCGDDSGGGSADDTAAPSAADSGEPASDDSGEPADEPAEEPAEEPVSDVACTDGAPEAVVSDPGDEPRALMELSPTAGDAAAVDMRMVTTTTASVDGQDSPTMPAPPMIMGMVVTVDAVTDDEITMTVEYDRVEVEGGDASMQAILDSMIGITGTVTTTRSGAFVEGKIDTASVDPTIAPTMQQFESQLANLTVPLPTEPVGIGATWDVATAVDSQGFTFCNTFSYTLTSFDGDAYELSADVAQRAEPTTIEQGGATAELIEASGTGTGTSAGRLSFPVAISGSSDTNTSIEMAVDDGSTEQTLEMEMAIEMEISPRE
- a CDS encoding ThuA domain-containing protein, with the translated sequence MARYFDPRILLTTRPSRRLAALVMALALLPFLMAGPAQAEPARTAPAPEPADTARFDVLVFSGVSNFYHDSIPAGIEAVEELGAEHDFDVTVTDDAEVFSDKGLRPFDVVIFNNTNSTPERGNLLDADQRAAFQRYVNGGGGFVGWHSATGTERDWDWYAGLVGAKFQNHPAPRPGRIEVLDGAHPSTAGLPQLWERNEEWYNWQASPNGDVHVLTEIRTTDNPQGLTGGPEHAHSWCQVYDGGRSWYTASGHHAESFDEPLFLEHILGGIEWAAGVAPGDCGATEWDSFDRVQLEDDTNLADPYSIAPLPDGRVMYIQRTGQIKLIHQDGDDATTTLAGDLQLSLPTTRTADGLTGVAIDEDFAANGWVYLLYTVPPAEPVYRLSRFTLVGDTLDMDSEEVVLEFPIWRNELLANVHMAGSMDMDADGNLFIATGDNTDPFAQNGFTPIDERAGRRAADAQGTAANTNDLRGKIIRIHPEDDGGYTIPEGNLFTGAEDGGGKTRPEIYAMGFRNPFTISYDDANDALLVADYGPDASTPNPLRGPAGLVEQNRIVEAGNYGWPYCVGPNTPFIDFDFATGVSGAAFDCASPVNDSPNNTGLTQLPPAQEPLVWYGKSGEHSALFPEISGGGAPMTGPVYDYDEDLDSDTKFPEYYDDKWFVFEYGAEWYKTISLMAEAAPSDRFTPAEPGDVQSINSFLPGLTWNSPFDAEFGPDGSLYTIDFGGGSGVGRGDHNDGSGIYRIDYVGGEDVTEPRDRCFGGYSTDVPVWFGEGSDSGVPNRDSGDGCTIMDLIEHEQPFTNHGDFVRTVEGITSGLVGDGVLSHRERASIVRAAAGSEIGKAVELDGDRQVPADKIGVVGFTVRATMPAPNTEATLAALATCGYLNMEPSGGLYGYTGAQLGALIDAAGMQAPSVGLDLGQIENDIEGVIQTAKDLGARYVRISGSAGWDAEDYSRVADVLNEQGARAKEEGITLAYHNHDFEFRFEDGVRLYDVLVRETDPNLVDMELDLYWAVDGGVDPVGLIQQYPGRFSLLHVKDRAADGSFADVGEGTIDFARIFAHSTLAGVDYYFTENDQPRPNGISSACDSRAYLETLRY
- a CDS encoding homogentisate 1,2-dioxygenase, translating into MFYRSIGQVPPKRHTQFRRPDGGLYYEELMGEEGFSSDSSLLYHEGVPSAIVDSRIWELPDARTVANHPLKPMHLKPHDLFPGKDWKAFDVVTGRRLLLGNGDVRIAYVAAGESSPLYRNAIGDECVYVEDGEATLETMFGLLHVRKGDYAIIPRATVHRWVPTGDGPLRAYVVEANSHITPPKRYLSRFGQFLEHAPYCERDLTAPAEPFVTEGTDVDVYTKHRGHGPSGLVGSIVTYPTHPFDVVGWDGCLYPYTFNVDDFEPITGRIHQPPPVHQVFEGYNFVICNFVPRKVDYHPLAVPVPYFHSNVDSDEVMFYCGGDYEARKGSGIGQGSITLHPGGHSHGPQPAAIERALGKDYFDELAVMVDTFRPLEIGEAGQQSDDGAYAWSWSGRGPTG